A stretch of the Solanum dulcamara chromosome 6, daSolDulc1.2, whole genome shotgun sequence genome encodes the following:
- the LOC129891690 gene encoding probable protein phosphatase 2C 6 isoform X1, producing MGICYSSSKSKSDDGLWDGKNDSRRSDSKLKKNSYSGDFSTFLSKLSGVGGGGGEDKGLHHIPGRILGNGATSRACLHTQQGKKGTNQDAMIVWENFCSRSDTIFCGVFDGHGPYGHMVARKVRDTLPFLLCSEWQVKSSGDQSNTSENGNTNGGSHLDDVLDDDLIEAMEAESNQKFPEIHLPLKRSMLKAFRSMDKELKLHPTIDCFCSGSTAVSLVMQGQDIIVGNVGDSRAVLATRDKDNYLMAVQLTVDLKPNLPSLSFFLIQYITTEKLKSNCLFFLKKVLKFNFQLFCLVGEAARIHKYKGRVFALQDEPEVARVWLPNSDSPGLAMARAFGDFCLKDFGLISVPDVYYHRITDRNEFVVLATDGVWDVLSNKEAVDIVASAPSRATAARALVDCATRAWRLKYPTSKTDDCAVVCLFLDRVPAPDAVVTATQKTIVTDGNLESVDSNTVSASHIAVLEHSGTTKDASEIVPVDESIKEPLADKGLGHSKRSLAECLSTAEDQEWSALDGVTRVNSLLSLPRFLSGDKKSASRRKW from the exons ATGGGAATTTGTTACTCTTCAAGTAAAAGCAAGAGCGATGATGGGTTGTGGGATGGTAAGAATGACAGCAGAAGGTCTGATTCCAAGTTGAAGAAGAACAGTTACAGTGGCGATTTCAGCACATTTTTAAGCAAGTTAAGTGGTGTTGGTGGAGGAGGGGGTGAGGACAAGGGGCTGCATCATATTCCTGGAAGGATTTTGGGGAATGGAGCCACCTCCCGTGCTTGCCTACACACTCAGCAAGGGAAAAAAGGAACTAATCAAGATGCCATGATCGTTTGGGAG AATTTCTGCTCGAGAAGTGATACAATCTTTTGCGGAGTATTTGATGGACATGGTCCCTATGGCCATATGGTGGCAAGGAAAGTTCGAGATACTCTTCCGTTTCTCCTGTGTTCAGAGTGGCAAGTCAAATCCAGTGGTGATCAAAGTAATACTTCTGAGAACGGAAATACTAATGGAGGTTCACATCTTGATGATgtcttggatgatgatttgattgaaGCTATGGAAGCTGAGAGCAACCAAAAGTTCCCAGAAATACATCTTCCCCTTAAAAGATCAATGTTAAAAGCTTTCCGGTCGATGGATAAAGAACTCAAGTTGCACCCAACTATTGATTGTTTCTGTAGTGGGTCAACTGCTGTTTCCTTGGTGATGCAG GGCCAGGACATAATAGTTGGTAATGTTGGTGACTCAAGAGCAGTATTGGCAACTAGAGACAAAGACAACTATTTAATGGCTGTACAGTTGACAGTAGATTTGAAGCCTAATCTTCCAAGtctctctttcttcttgatTCAATACATTACCACTGAGAAGCTGAAATCTAATTGTctttttttcttgaagaaagtgcttaaatttaattttcaattgtTTTGTCTTGTAGGAGAAGCTGCTAGAATACATAAATACAAAGGCAGGGTTTTTGCACTGCAAGATGAGCCAGAGGTTGCACGTGTATGGTTGCCAAACAGTGACTCTCCTGGCTTGGCAATGGCCAGAGCATTTGGTGATTTTTGTCTCAAAGATTTTGGTTTAATTTCTGTCCCTGATGTGTATTACCACCGCATTACTGATAGGAACGAGTTTGTTGTTCTAGCAACTGATGGG GTTTGGGATGTCCTTTCTAATAAAGAAGCCGTGGATATTGTGGCCTCAGCCCCAAGTCGTGCTACAGCTGCCCGAGCTCTTGTGGACTGCGCGACAAGAGCTTGGAGACTGAAGTACCCCACATCAAAGACTGATGACTGTGCTGTGGTATGCCTTTTCCTGGACCGTGTACCTGCACCTGATGCCGTAGTGACAGCGACACAAAAGACAATTGTTACAGATGGCAACCTTGAAAGTGTAGATAGTAATACTGTTTCAGCTTCTCATATTGCAGTTCTTGAACATTCAGGTACTACGAAAGATGCCAGTGAGATAGTTCCTGTTGACGAGTCAATCAAAGAACCGCTAGCTGATAAGGGTCTTGGACATTCTAAGAGAAGCCTAGCCGAGTGCCTTTCAACTGCAGAAGATCAGGAATGGTCAGCCCTCGACGGAGTTACCAGGGTTAATAGCCTTCTTAGTCTTCCTAGATTCTTGTCTGGTGACAAAAAGTCAGCCAGTCGGAGGAAATGGTAG
- the LOC129891690 gene encoding probable protein phosphatase 2C 6 isoform X2: protein MGICYSSSKSKSDDGLWDGKNDSRRSDSKLKKNSYSGDFSTFLSKLSGVGGGGGEDKGLHHIPGRILGNGATSRACLHTQQGKKGTNQDAMIVWENFCSRSDTIFCGVFDGHGPYGHMVARKVRDTLPFLLCSEWQVKSSGDQSNTSENGNTNGGSHLDDVLDDDLIEAMEAESNQKFPEIHLPLKRSMLKAFRSMDKELKLHPTIDCFCSGSTAVSLVMQGQDIIVGNVGDSRAVLATRDKDNYLMAVQLTVDLKPNLPREAARIHKYKGRVFALQDEPEVARVWLPNSDSPGLAMARAFGDFCLKDFGLISVPDVYYHRITDRNEFVVLATDGVWDVLSNKEAVDIVASAPSRATAARALVDCATRAWRLKYPTSKTDDCAVVCLFLDRVPAPDAVVTATQKTIVTDGNLESVDSNTVSASHIAVLEHSGTTKDASEIVPVDESIKEPLADKGLGHSKRSLAECLSTAEDQEWSALDGVTRVNSLLSLPRFLSGDKKSASRRKW from the exons ATGGGAATTTGTTACTCTTCAAGTAAAAGCAAGAGCGATGATGGGTTGTGGGATGGTAAGAATGACAGCAGAAGGTCTGATTCCAAGTTGAAGAAGAACAGTTACAGTGGCGATTTCAGCACATTTTTAAGCAAGTTAAGTGGTGTTGGTGGAGGAGGGGGTGAGGACAAGGGGCTGCATCATATTCCTGGAAGGATTTTGGGGAATGGAGCCACCTCCCGTGCTTGCCTACACACTCAGCAAGGGAAAAAAGGAACTAATCAAGATGCCATGATCGTTTGGGAG AATTTCTGCTCGAGAAGTGATACAATCTTTTGCGGAGTATTTGATGGACATGGTCCCTATGGCCATATGGTGGCAAGGAAAGTTCGAGATACTCTTCCGTTTCTCCTGTGTTCAGAGTGGCAAGTCAAATCCAGTGGTGATCAAAGTAATACTTCTGAGAACGGAAATACTAATGGAGGTTCACATCTTGATGATgtcttggatgatgatttgattgaaGCTATGGAAGCTGAGAGCAACCAAAAGTTCCCAGAAATACATCTTCCCCTTAAAAGATCAATGTTAAAAGCTTTCCGGTCGATGGATAAAGAACTCAAGTTGCACCCAACTATTGATTGTTTCTGTAGTGGGTCAACTGCTGTTTCCTTGGTGATGCAG GGCCAGGACATAATAGTTGGTAATGTTGGTGACTCAAGAGCAGTATTGGCAACTAGAGACAAAGACAACTATTTAATGGCTGTACAGTTGACAGTAGATTTGAAGCCTAATCTTCCAA GAGAAGCTGCTAGAATACATAAATACAAAGGCAGGGTTTTTGCACTGCAAGATGAGCCAGAGGTTGCACGTGTATGGTTGCCAAACAGTGACTCTCCTGGCTTGGCAATGGCCAGAGCATTTGGTGATTTTTGTCTCAAAGATTTTGGTTTAATTTCTGTCCCTGATGTGTATTACCACCGCATTACTGATAGGAACGAGTTTGTTGTTCTAGCAACTGATGGG GTTTGGGATGTCCTTTCTAATAAAGAAGCCGTGGATATTGTGGCCTCAGCCCCAAGTCGTGCTACAGCTGCCCGAGCTCTTGTGGACTGCGCGACAAGAGCTTGGAGACTGAAGTACCCCACATCAAAGACTGATGACTGTGCTGTGGTATGCCTTTTCCTGGACCGTGTACCTGCACCTGATGCCGTAGTGACAGCGACACAAAAGACAATTGTTACAGATGGCAACCTTGAAAGTGTAGATAGTAATACTGTTTCAGCTTCTCATATTGCAGTTCTTGAACATTCAGGTACTACGAAAGATGCCAGTGAGATAGTTCCTGTTGACGAGTCAATCAAAGAACCGCTAGCTGATAAGGGTCTTGGACATTCTAAGAGAAGCCTAGCCGAGTGCCTTTCAACTGCAGAAGATCAGGAATGGTCAGCCCTCGACGGAGTTACCAGGGTTAATAGCCTTCTTAGTCTTCCTAGATTCTTGTCTGGTGACAAAAAGTCAGCCAGTCGGAGGAAATGGTAG
- the LOC129893197 gene encoding scarecrow-like protein 18, whose amino-acid sequence MLGSFGSSSSQSHPHHDEESSDHQLRRFTAATTITTTTTTSPTIQIRQLLISCAELISRSDFSAAKRLLTILSTNSSPFGDSTERLVHQFTRALSLRFNRYLSSTTNHFMTPVTNIVETAPTDSSLALIQSSYLSLNQVTPFIRFTQLTANQAILEAINGNHQAIHIVDFDINHGVQWPPLMQALADRYPAPTLRITGTGNDLDTLRRTGDRLAKFAHSLGLRFQFHPLYIASNNRDHDEDPSIISNIVLLPDETLAVNCVFYLHRLLKDREKLRVFLHRVKTMNPKIVTIAEKEANHNHPLLLQRFIEALDYYTAVFDSLEATLPPGSRERMTVEQVWFGREIVDIIAMEGDKRKERHERFRSWEVMLRSCGFSNVALSPFALSQAKLLLRLHYPSEGYQLGVSSNSFFLGWQNQPLFSISSWR is encoded by the coding sequence ATGTTAGGATCCTTTGGTTCATCATCATCTCAATCTCACCCTCATCATGATGAAGAATCTTCTGATCATCAACTGCGGAGATTCACCGCTGCTACTActatcaccaccaccaccactactTCGCCGACTATTCAAATCCGCCAGCTACTCATTAGCTGTGCGGAATTGATTTCGCGGTCCGATTTCTCGGCCGCGAAAAGACTGCTTACCATATTATCAACTAACTCTTCTCCTTTTGGTGATTCAACTGAACGGTTAGTCCATCAGTTTACTCGCGCACTTTCTCTTCGCTTTAATCGCTATTTATCGTCAACCACCAATCATTTCATGACTCCTGTAACTAATATTGTTGAAACTGCTCCAACTGATTCTTCATTAGCTCTAATTCAATCATCTTACCTTTCTCTAAACCAAGTCACACCTTTTATAAGGTTTACTCAATTAACCGCTAATCAAGCGATTTTAGAAGCGATTAACGGTAATCATCAAGCAATTCACATCGTTGATTTCGACATTAATCATGGCGTTCAATGGCCACCGTTAATGCAAGCTCTTGCTGATCGTTACCCTGCTCCTACTCTTCGAATCACCGGTACTGGAAATGACCTTGATACCCTCCGTAGAACAGGTGACCGTTTAGCCAAATTTGCACATTCATTAGGGTTGAGATTTCAATTTCATCCTCTTTATATTGCCAGTAATAATCGCGATCACGATGAGGACCCTTCGATTATTTCCAACATTGTACTTTTACCTGATGAAACCCTAGCTGTCAACTGTGTTTTCTACCTCCATCGCCTTTTAAAAGACCGAGAAAAATTAAGGGTTTTTTTGCATAGGGTTAAGACAATGAACCCTAAAATTGTTACTATCGCGGAGAAGGAAGCAAATCATAACCACCCTCTTCTTTTACAACGATTCATCGAAGCGTTGGATTATTATACAGCTGTGTTTGATTCATTGGAAGCTACATTGCCACCGGGTAGTCGAGAGAGGATGACAGTTGAGCAAGTATGGTTTGGGAGAGAGATTGTTGATATTATCGCGATGGAAGGagataaaaggaaagaaagacaTGAAAGGTTTAGATCATGGGAAGTAATGTTGAGGAGTTGTGGATTTAGTAATGTTGCTTTAAGCCCTTTTGCATTATCACAAGCTAAGCTTCTTTTGAGACTTCATTATCCTTCTGAAGGCTATCAACTCGGAGTTTCAAGTAATTCTTTCTTCTTAGGTTGGCAAAATCAACCCCTTTTTTCCATCTCTTCGTGGCGTTGA
- the LOC129891691 gene encoding COP9 signalosome complex subunit 6a, which translates to MSSSSSSGLTFKLHPLVILNVSDHYTRVKSQSQPPPSHSSNGADSPSVPPRVFGCVIGVQSGRTVEIFNSFELLYDPATHSLDRAFLEKKQELYKKVFPNFYVLGWYSSGSDAQELDMHIHKALMDINESPVYVLLNPSINHAQKDLPLTIYESELHVIDGIPQLIFVQASYQIETVEAERISVDHVAHLKPSDGGSAATQLAAHLTGIHSAIKMLNSRIRVLHHYLLAMQKGDIPCDNSLLRQVSSLLRRLPAIESEKFKDDFLMEYNDTLLVSYLAMFTNCSSTMNELVDKFNTAYERHSRRGGRTAFI; encoded by the exons ATGTCGTCATCATCGAGTAGCGGCTTGACATTTAAGCTTCATCCTTTGGTGATACTCAACGTATCGGATCACTACACTCGTGTCAAGTCCCAGTCTCAACCTCCTCCTTCCCACTCCTCTAACGGTGCCGATTCCCCTTCCGTACCTCCTAGGGTTTTCGGTTGTGTCATCGGCGTACAGAGTGGCCGTACTGTCGAGATCTTCAACAGCTTCGAACTTCTCTATGATCCCGCTACTCACTCCCTCGACCGCGCTTTCCTCGAGAAGAAGCAGGAGCTCT ATAAGAAGGTTTTCCCTAACTTTTATGTACTGGGATGGTATTCATCGGGGAGTGATGCACAAGAATTGGATATGCATATTCACAAAGCT TTGATGGATATCAATGAAAGTCCTGTGTACGTGCTTCTCAATCCTTCCATCAATCATGCACAGAAGGACCTGCCACTTACTATCTATGAAAGTG AGTTGCACGTCATTGATGGCATCCCACAACTTATTTTTGTCCAAGCAAGCTACCAGATAGAG ACTGTTGAAGCTGAACGGATTTCTGTTGATCATGTTGCTCATCTTAAACCATCTGATGGAGGTTCTGCTGCAACTCAGT TGGCTGCCCACCTTACTGGCATACATAGTGCCATTAAGATGCTGAATAGCAGAATCAGAGTGCTACATCACTATCTGCTTGCAATGCAAAAAG GTGATATCCCCTGTGATAATTCACTTTTGAGGCAGGTCTCTAGTCTTTTAAGAAGATTACCAGCTATAGAGTCTGAGAAATTTAAAGATGATTTCTTGATG GAGTATAATGACACATTATTAGTTAGTTACCTCGCCATGTTCACCAACTGCTCTAG TACAATGAACGAGCTTGTTGACAAATTCAACACTGCATACGAAAGGCATAGTAGGAGGGGCGGCCGAACTGCTTTTATTTGA